The genomic segment ACAAGGCATACAATCCAAAAGGAAGAGGCAAAGGCATAGTCAAAGATGCaggcaaaaaggtcaaaaaacaggAGACAACGATCCCAATGGCAGAGTCATAACAAAAGGCAAAggtcatacacaaacacaatggATAGAACGCTCAGCAGATCACAAAATGGATACAATACCTCACAACTATCTACTgataaagcctgggcttatatactaaactaAGACACAGGTGACAAACATTAATACTCAGGAGATCTAGAGCGCTGAGGCACTGGACAGAGGGGGTCCATCCATGAGGACCCCGCAGATGATCAaggagagagctggagagaccCTTCCTTGGGCAACCCCTAGAACAAGGAGCAGGTTTGTCAGGGTGACTGCTGTGGAATTCCGCTATAAGACCCAGGTCCTAGACATTCCATGCAGGAACCCACCACTGCTCCTCTGGGTAGTATCCTTCCCAGTCAACCAAGTACTGGAGGAGTCCCCTCATCTCTGTGAGTCCAGCAGCCTATGGACAGTGTAGACGGGTGCCCCAGCTATCTCGTCTGGTGGGGGCAGCATGACATCTGACATATTGCAGCCTCATCCAGAGGACCTGCAATAACAGGTTTAAGCAGAGACATGTGAAAAGAACAGGAGACTCTAAATCGAGGGGGTCAGTCTAATCTATAAGTTACGTTGTTAGTACATTCAATGACTTTGAAAGGCCCCAGTGTATTTGGGCTGAAGTTTTCTACTTCCCTATACATTTCTGAAATCTTTTGTAGCCAACCACACTCGATCTCCTGGCTGGTACACTGGCATCTCGCTCCGAAGCCGATCTGCCTGGTGATTGTTCCTCTGCAACACGTGTTTGATGCACTGATTCGTGTCCTCCTCGTCAACACCATCCAGTCCATGGTGCCAGGGGAGGTTGTATCCAGGATACATTGAATATAACTGCAGCTGAACTAGTGAGAGAGTTCTGTGCTATTTCCACCcaggacaaaaaataaaactagtCTATGGAATTCTCATAGCAAAAAATCCTCAGGAATTTACCCAATTCCTGATTCATTCTCTCACATTGTCCATTTGACTGAACATGATATCCTGATGTGAGACTAACAGATACCCATATACTCTCAAAGAAAGCAGCCCAAACCTGAGAGTCTCTGGCACTGGTCCTCAGGTATACCAAACAAATGGAAGACATAGTTTAATAGAGCTTCTGCTGACTGAAATGTGCTTGGAATGGATGTGAATGGAGTAAACCTGACACCCCTGGAGAAGCGATCAATAACAGTAAGGATGGTAGTGAAGCCTTGGGATACTGACAGGTCAGTTACAAAGTCTATTGCGATGTGTGACCATGGTCTGTTGGCCAGATGTGAGTGAGGAATGAGCCCAAGTGATAAGCTGAGTGCAAAATGGAAGAGGTACATTTGTTTTATCTGAGGGGCATTGACTAGGTACTGAAATGTTGGCTAATGCCTTTGTAATGGATTTGTCTATCTCCCAACGAATGGAGGAAATGCGCACTTCAGAGGGAAGAATATGCTCAGGGGCAACTGGTTCTGATACTGGGCTGTCTTCTTGGTGAATCCTTGATAATGCATCTGCTTTGGTGTTTCTAGAGCCTGGCCTATAAGTAATGCAGAAACAGAAGTGTGAGAAAAACATGAACCATCTGGCTTGATGGACGTTCAGGCATTTAGCATTACTCTAAATGCAGATACTCTAAATTTTTATGGTCAGTGAGGGCAACAAATAGATGGTTTGCTCCCTCAAGCCAGTGTCTCAAGCCATTCCTTTAACACTAGTTTTACCGCCATCAGTTCTCTGTCTCTGATTCCATAATTCCTCTCTGCTGGAGATAATTTATATGAGTAAAACGCCACAAGGTGCCCCTATCCTGGTCTACCTCAACTATAAAGGGCTCAGATGGGTCTGGGTGTTTAAGAATGGGGGCTGTGGTGAAGGCTTCCTTTAGCTTTTGGAAGTGCATTATCTGCCTGTTCTGTCCATTTAAGCTTCTTGGGGCCACGTTTTAGGAGAGATGTGAGAGGAGCTGCAATACTGCTGAAGTTGCatataaaacagtggtaaaagtTGGCAAAGCCTAAGAATCTCTGTAATTCTTTGATTGAGGAGGTAGTAGGCCACTGGATGACTGCCTCTACTTTTTGGTCATCCATGACTACTCCTTGGGCACTAATGACATAACCTAGAAACGAAACAGATTGTAGAAGATattcacattttttcacatttcaaaaacaAGTTATTATCTAATAAACGTTTAAAAATGTTACGGATGTGCTGATAATGGGATTTTTAACCAGGGGAGTACACAAGAATATCGTCTAAGTAGGCTATTACATATTTCCCTAGCATGTCTCTAAGTAATTTGTTGATGAATGCCTGAAAGACAAAGGGCGAGATAGAGAGGCCAAAAGGCATAAAGAAGTATTCATAATCCCCCTAGTGGTGATAAATGCAGTCTTCCATTTGTCACCTTCCTTGATTCTTATTAGATTATATGCATTCCTGAGATCAAGTTTAGTGAAGTACTTGGCCCCCTTTAGTTGTTCTAATGCTACTGGAACAAGGGGAAGAGAATATGGGGAAATTCTGGTAATTTGATTGAGTGCACAATAATCTATACAAGGGTGTAACCCACCTTCTTTTTTcttgacaaagaaaaaaatagaggcAATGGAAGAAGTCAAGGGTCTGATGAATCCCTGTTCGAAAGCTTCTCGGATGTATAGTTCCAtggctttttcttcttcttgtgtTAAGGGGTAGATTCTGGATTTGGGAAATATTGGATTATCTATTAGCTCTATAGCACAGTCATAACGTCGGTGTTGGGGCAACTCAGTAACATTGTCTTCATTAAATGACTCTTTAAGGTCTGAGTATTTTGAAGGGATGTGAACAGTGTTATTGGCATTAGGGCTTTCTACTGAGGTGGATGAGATAGAGAATGAGGGTTGTGCGATGCAGGATTGGATACAGAAGTCAGACCATCTGAAACACTGATGGGGAAGCCACTGCCTGGGCTCTGGGGTGAGTAACATTAACCTCTGGTTCAGCTAGACTCATACTTTGGAGGTACGTAGTTAACTCATTAACACTAGCCACTAGTTGTATCAACTAAGCCTGCTGTTCAGATTGCTGGTGGGCTAATGCCACAAGAGAATGAGTTACTCCAGACAAGACCTGTTGTTGTTTTCTCAGTAGTTGCCCTTGTTCTGCCAGAGTGACCTCTAACCAGGGTAAGCAGATCTGGTGTGTCTGCAGAGTTCTAAGGCAGAGGGTCCTCTGAAGCCTTTTTGGTTACTGTCCCAAACATCTGTCCCTCTACTTTGCTCTATATTAATCGGGTGATGGAACTCTGCTAGATTCATAAActgaactgttttatttttgttgtttttgtgggttttttcttGCTGAATTGGGTACATTGAGCACTTCAACAGCCCGAAAAAGACTCTTGTTTCCCATTGCCCTAATTACTGATTGTATCAATACTGTTGCCCTTACCTCTTCTCATGTATGTACTGTGTTAGTTTTTGTAAAATCAATGAATGGGTGATGGTAACTGGTGGTATGGCTTGAATCATTGCTGAGATTTTGATCCAAACTAGAATATCTAGcctgaaaacattttgtttaagTCTGACCTGACTCAACCCACAACACCACATTTTTAGTCCCAACACACATTGagaattatatgcttccaacttaatgacaacagtttggagaaggccctttgctgtttcagcatgacaatgcaAAGCTGCACCTGAAGATGCCACTGCTTCAGTATCCATTCCTCTGCTCGTGGCTGAAGACATTTCCATGGTTCAGACCTCACAGATCCCTGTCTAGTCAGCCCTGCAGTCTCCTGTGTCTGTCCAttcttctgtgtctgtgtttgtcccTTCTTCTGTCTGTATCATTTGCTCTGGTGATCGCTCTCACTCTTGTCTCTGGTTTTAGTCCTAGAGTCAGGCCAGTAACAGTCTGGGGTCTGTGATTAATGCACTGGCTATAGTTGTTCTCTTcatgtacttttatttttctctcaaatAGCCAACTACCAGAGTTAGtcagtttctttctttgttcacATTAAATATTGCAAGTACTAGCGGAGAGCGAGAGAATATTCTCTGCTAAGCTTGGGAATTGCCAGCGTGAGTAATTTGCATTGCAAACATAGGTAGAATGGAAACTGATACATTAGTAGTTTTCATAGTTCACTGACACATGCTACTTTATGTAATCATCACATTTCACACATCAGTATCATAACCAAAAACAAGGAGTGAATAGTGGGTGAATGCACTGAACCTTTGTTGCTTTGTATGAAGGAAAACATACAAagatgtctgtttttctctttagaTGAATAATAGGTGAATTTATGATGtgtgaaacacaaacaaacaggaaTCAGTTAAAAATTCATAAGATATTGCAGGATATTGTACTATTATAATGTGCTTATCATTACAAGTTCAATACATACATTGTAAAACTTTTTATTCAAGAATGGCAGTGACTTATGTTATAGAAAGGTGAAGAGAATATTTTCTATTTTGGAGTAAGAAAGAATCTCACattaaacactcaaaaaataaataaataaaataaaaagatgacACGTTAGGTTCTAAAGCATGCAAGCTAATATCACCATAACCTTACATCCAGCTCCAAGTTTTGTAACAGAAGAGAGTGTAACTAGACCTAGTCTTCACAAACAAATATTTTCCTTCCTCTGAGGGTGGGCCTTCTCAACTGCAGAGGGTATATATGAGATACGCCTGGCTTTTGCAAATCAGAAAGACAAGATAAGCTACATGGCACCCAGTAACTgttgtgatttttctgttaGCATGAGCTCCATAGCTTTTGCTGCAGTGAATATCCCTGTCTCTATTGTTTGCTTTTGTATGaacatcttttttgttttctgcatgATCTTCCCACAGCAAGGAACAGATCAGCTAAAACAACCTCTTAATGTTTTACTCGGATCACTTGTTGGGTACAACACCACTCTCCAagcctgtgtttttctttttgctatgatggaaaatgacatatttacagTGAGTGATATTTGTTATGCTGTTATAATAGAATGTATCTGTTTTGCCATGAGGACCAGTGTGACCTCCATCCTTTGGCTGAATGTGTTCTACTACTGCCAGATTGTTCCTGCTCAACATCCTCCCTTTATTTGGATGAAGAAGAACATCAGAGTGTTCATATACTCTGCTCTGATCATGGACAAATTCTTCTTTATGTTTGAGTTCTCTTTAGGCATTGCATATAGAGCTACATATAGAGAATTTGATGAATACAATGCTGAGACAAACTTTAATACAACACACTTGCAATGGTATGCTGTCATACATAAAAAACTGGACACAGTGAGTGATGTGTTGTATGCAGATACATGGATAAGATTAGCCTATTTCTTGCTGTGTCTTTTTGTGATGTCTGCATCAAGCTGTGCAACTGTTCTCTACCTGCAAAGACACATGAAAAGCATGGAAGAGAGCAGCaggtctttctcttctcctcgcCTCCAGAAACAGATGAGGGTGACTATCACAGGCAGCATACAGGCTCTCTTATACTTCCTCTGCTCAACCTGGTTGTTAGTAAGAGAATTACTAGTATTTGTATTCTATCTAGAAATAGATTTAAATGGTCATTTGTTTTGCACTGTTGCGTGCTTGTACTCTTTGGGAATAACCATTAATTTGAGTGTGGGCCAAACAGTATTTCGTCAACAAGTCATTCATGTCTTACAAATATGTCTTCAAACTCTCAAACTTGGATCTATTTGAATTTGTAGTAGAGAATTTATTGAGAATTTTGTACATGTTGAAGTGCAAACCTTTTgtacaaaatatttacatgttcAAGTGGGAAATTATCTTTTTTTAACACTTATTATTTGAACTGGCAACCAAATAAAACTAGAGAAAATTTCTTTACTGCTTTGCAATCCTGATAGCATACATCTCAAGCACTTCCGTGCTTCCATCATTAGTAAATATGAGTCATCTTGCAGTGAAAGTGCAGTTCAAATTAAACATCTGTTTGCTCTTTGATTTCTGCAGCACATTTGTCATGATATAtttttcagcagtgttttgagAAAGTTCTATATAGTTACTATTGAAGAAACCCAGCTTGTATAAAAACCAGTACAATCATGTACTGATTGTAAAGCACCTACTTTACTATCATTTCTCTTTTCCAGGTAACACTTCATTATCTAGTTATATTATTAactatgttattgtttttattattgccaGATATTGTTAGCAAGGCAGTAGCTAATTATCCTCACTTTTTTCACTGACTGCAAGATTGTGTGTATCAAAAAAAGTAGCCTACCACTATTACTCTCACTAAACACATAATGGTTACCCTGTATTCATCATGTAAATAAGGAAAATAAAGTTGAACCCTTTCAACAGCCAAGTATGTTGTTTGGTCTGCACTTTGTACATGGTGTACTATGATCACTACATTGAAATTCAACCAACCTCTCCATGAGGTATGAAGCACACCAAGATCTTCTTTGTATCATAGTCTAATGTCTTAGTAGGACAGTCTCCATCCTCTAGCAAAGTCCAGACCACGCTAGTGATGCTTTGAAAGTGATGTTGCTCTCTTCATGAGCTGTGTCAATAGTGAAAATTGGAGCAGTgcactgaaaaacattaaaatcagtACAGAGATTGTAAGCACTGTAACCATTTTGTCTTAGCTCCACTGGAAAGGGACACGCAAGTGAGTCAAGTCAAGTGATACAGCTAACAGTAATATCGCCCATTTGATGACAGCATGTTAAAATGACATGCTCAAGTTATGTTAACATTTAAGTGTGTGGTGTCACTACAAATGAGAAGAAATGTAAAGTACTACTGAACTTCACAATTAAAATCTTTTAGCCCTGTGTTCAACCCTTTAACCCTCAACACCTGCACATCTCCCTCCTCTGAAAGTTTCCAGTGACTATTTGGTTGCGTAATTTTCTGGTTGCTAGGTGAGAAGAATAAACATAGCTGACTAACAGCTTAGCTTGCTAGAATTACCCAGTGCTGACCATCCTGGCAAGCAATACAAACTGAGTGTCAGTTCTGTgatttttaacacattaaaacacatggCAAAAATACTATATGTTTTCATGGGATACATAACAGCAGCACTGTAGCTTCACATAAATTACAAACGTGCACTTCTTTGAACTGCATTTACATAGTAAACAATAGAAACCACAACCGTGGTGAACAAATCGCAATCACAGGTATTTTGATGTGTCCAGTTAGGTCTGAAGTCTTCCAATTCATGACTTGAGTCCAAGTCATGTGACTAAAGTCCAGGTATCTGAGGCTTGAAGCTGAGGCCTTTGGGATAATTACCTCCCATCCACACCGCCATTGTAAGAGACTTTATGTTCAGCTTTTCTGTTTGCTTGCTGTTGAAGATACTTCACAATAGGATCCCAATGTCCCCAGTCAACAAACATTTATtgagttttcaaaattt from the Pygocentrus nattereri isolate fPygNat1 chromosome 6, fPygNat1.pri, whole genome shotgun sequence genome contains:
- the LOC108423849 gene encoding taste receptor type 2 member 1-like, whose protein sequence is MAPSNCCDFSVSMSSIAFAAVNIPVSIVCFCMNIFFVFCMIFPQQGTDQLKQPLNVLLGSLVGYNTTLQACVFLFAMMENDIFTVSDICYAVIIECICFAMRTSVTSILWLNVFYYCQIVPAQHPPFIWMKKNIRVFIYSALIMDKFFFMFEFSLGIAYRATYREFDEYNAETNFNTTHLQWYAVIHKKLDTVSDVLYADTWIRLAYFLLCLFVMSASSCATVLYLQRHMKSMEESSRSFSSPRLQKQMRVTITGSIQALLYFLCSTWLLVRELLVFVFYLEIDLNGHLFCTVACLYSLGITINLSVGQTVFRQQVIHVLQICLQTLKLGSI